The genome window AAAACTTTCGGCAACAGTCCTTTGTAAAGAGCGCGGAATCTGCAATTGACTCTGTCAGTACTTCCCAACGACTTTTAAAACCGCTTACCCTTCCTCCCTATAAACAATCACAACCGAATTTAAAGTAGATCGATATTTAATTTGACCGGGAACGGGTTGTGGTCCCTGGATTCTGGACTTGGCAACGTCAAATGGAATATTAATGCAAGAGGCTAGAGTACCGGAAACGAAGCCGATCCCTACTTTCCTGAAAAATTCGTTCACCGGATCCTGGAACAATAAactgttgttaaaaatataaacgACCTTGAAAGTTATCTGTCATCACGACGCCATCTATGTATAGACTTGGCTCAATTCTCTACTGTTTGTCTACCACTAATTACTGCAATATTTTAacagattaataaaaaaaatggatattATAGAAGCGTTATCTGGTTACGAAAATCAATAAGTTTCGTGTCATCTGTTGAAGAGACTCGCCTAAAGTTAGATTAATGTTATTGTTAACATTGAAATCACAAATGGTGTACTCTGTCAAATCAAGGTTAATTGAAGAGATAAGACAtattaattctatttttatcTGCTGCCCACATTTACCTCAAATTCGGGTAAAATCCCTTTGACTGAATGGTAAAATCCAAAGTAAATCATGTTGAAGACGCCATTTCGCGCAATTGTGGCTGTAACTCCTTTATTTAATCCGCGAAATCCTAGTCCGTCGTTTCTCACGATGTCTTTCGTCACAACCCAAGTGCTTGGCAATTCTTTGCCTGTCGCTCTGTTAGCTTGCAATGTAACTTTAACAACTTCAAATGGATTTACTAAAATTGCTTCAGTCACCCCAGCACCCAGTCCGGCCAAAGAGAATGTCTGCAAACACAGAAGAATGATTGGACTATTTTGTGGGAATTAATATGATTACCAAAGGTGTAGGCGTGGGTGatccaaacaaaaacaattgtttataCTGTTCAAAAGTGAAGAACTAAAACAGAATGGCGAGTCTTAGTTAAGGGGGATATGCTGGGGGAGTTATGGTACTTTGACTGCTCGCTTAGGGGTTTCTGCTAGAATTGGTGGGATTATTCCTTTCCAAAAGGATGTCAAACCTTCATATTTGTACATTTTCCGTAAGCAGTCAAATATACCGGAATAGTACTTCGGGTCATTTTTAGTAAGGGTTTTTCCACTCTGGATTTGCAGCCTGGTTTTAACTAAATCCAAGGGATGCATAATACAAACTTCAACAAAGCCTGTGCAAAATAATTCAAGCGTGATGAGTAGGCGAAAAGTGTGGCGCGATAGGTTACCTGCGGAGCCCCCGGAGCCGATCTGTATCGCAGCTTCTTTTGCAATTCTCTTGACGTCAGACATTGTCGAATGTTGAACAAGAACTGTGCGacaatcaaaatttaacacTTTGGCGAAGATaagataaaatgatttacGTTCTTGTGCGGTTCTATTTCTGCAAGCTCACTCAAGCTGAACGctgaacaaaaacaataaaatatatttttttaagaaatcaGCTGATCATCCTGGAGGACGTCCAGGAAatttttgacacatttttggCGTTTTGACAATACTATTGTCACGATAGGTCCGATTCGAACCGGCGGGATTTCGATCCGGCGGCAGGgagaaattgaggttaactTTGACGTAACGGcaaaaaaatctgacagaCTTGTTTCTTTTGATAAAACTCAAGAACGGCGTGATAATAATCGAAAAAGAAGTGAACTTCCCGAACGAGTACGGTACGATGATGACTAATTACCGTGACATATCGAGTGTAAAGTCTTATTTTGTAATTCTTGTGCAATCGTGGACAGTGTAAATTAGGGAGATATACAAAAGTCAGCTGAAACGTCAAGATGGAGTGCAGAAAGTCTGTCATCGATTCAATCCGTTTGTAAACATGTAAGCCACTTCTTAGAAATGCTTTGATTTTACTATGATAGAAGAACAGCAAATGGGATCGCAAACATTGGAAATTCTAAGACAAGGTGTTTGGGCTTCTCTGACCGGGGGTTGGTTCTTTGACCCTCATCAAGATGTATTTTGCAACACTTTCCACCTCTACATCTGGCTCTTTTTGCTGTGTTTACCCTTCACGATATACGTGGTAAGTTACCGACATTTCCACGTGCGTCGCCTATTTAGGTCATTCTTTCCAGTATTTTCCACCCACACGGTACATGTGGtacttttattgtttattggtGACAATAGTATTAGCTGTGATTAAACTGGTCAACTATGGTTTGCATCACATGTATGACACATCAGAATGCATACAAGAGGAAGTCGATGATAACTGGCAGGAAGTGAAAAGGTGAGCACAATAACAATTTCTTATTTTCATTACTACCAAATATTCTAGAGAGGAAGAAGGCATCGAGTTACAAGTCTTGTCAAACAAAACATCAGAACCCAACCCCAGACCTGCAGTCAGCGGCTCTTTCATTTCTTATGCTGAGGCTGGGGCCTTACCAAGTACAGATGCCGATAGTCTAGAATCCACAGAATTTCAACAAGCTGAAGTTGTGAAAGATGCCAAACCCAGCAGCACTATAGGTAAGAAATTTGCGTCACAACACatgttccaataaaaaaaaattactcctATTGGAATTGAGTTACCATGTtttagtacttttttttttggtaaaagtAGGGAAGAGAAATCACTTCATTTGATACAATTAAAACCGTAAAAATGATAGCTTCACAAAGAAACGTGAAATATGCTTAATAAGGTATTGCAAATCAATTATCAATCACTGAAATGAATGTTcagttttttcttattttatttttgtcaggACAGTGACAAACTTTCATTTGTTGTAAGTGTCAATATTAAATACGTTCTTATTGGTGGAAAAAATATGTGTACTGGAAAGGAATAATGAAAgtagttattaatttttttataaatcagtTTTAAACTTTCTATGGTCGCggaattacaaaatgtttacgagtttaatttcaacaatgaCCATCAAGCATTAATATTGTGTACACACCACAAACACgttatcgattttttttaatgggtaTTTAATACAATGAAATGCGCAGTTTCTTATTATTTGGATTTTCCACACTTAGAAAATGTCAAAGATCTAGTTACACGTCGTTTACTTCCGTAGAAAACTTTATTTcacagtaaatattttttcaagatAGAATTTTGCGATTTGTCGGTGATGAAAGTGTAATATGGATGCATTTCATTCACGGTTCCTTCTAGTTCTATTTTGGTCGAGAGAATTACTAATCGGTCATCATGCAGAACGaatgttattgttttaaaaaatatgcttAATCTACTGTTGAAAAAGTTATCGCTAAACCGCACCTGTTATAAAAAGTGGAACGAATTATACTCATAATGGGCTGATGGTTCATATTCTCAAAACGCGAAAGCACGAGTAGATTAAATAAGTGcacaaaatttgttttctttgcaCATAAAAGGACATTTGAAACGATAAAACCACTTGTTGTGCGTTTAGTGCATATTTATGTAATTCTcgttgtataattttttttgtcataaaaCCACAATAAGATTCCGTAATAGGTGCAAGTTAGATAACAATTGTTTAGTTTTAGTCGAAATAATTAGGCACCAATTGTTATTCAACAATTCGACGACTAAGATcaattttctataaataatttcgttattttttgCAAACTAGTACAGCTACATTTTCGGCAGTGTCAATGATTCTCCAAGCATCTCATATTTGTTTATCATTGAACTCTGCTTAACGTTAGGTATGTCAGATTCCGCGAACACGACTTCACCGTTATTTTTCTTCTGCATCATAATTTATGCACAGAATGGAAGACTGTCGCCTCAAGTTTCGCGAATTTTTCGCTCGCAGAGAACACCACAACTCTATTTGTTCGTACCTTTCAAACGGTTACGCAACGAAGAACAATGACAACGTGTTCGAGGAAATGAAACTGGGAAGATGCGCACCGTTTATTTATACACACCTGTTCAAAAAGATAGTAACAATGTTTCTGAGAAgccaaaaatgaattttgatcGATTCTGTTTGCTGTCAAAATGTTTGCGGTGGAACAGTTTAGCAATAAAAGGTTTCGTAAATCATAACTGAATTAGAAGTGGGTTCaaagtttttttattggtaaaatGTGTCACGAGAAATCGACATG of Tenebrio molitor chromosome 6, icTenMoli1.1, whole genome shotgun sequence contains these proteins:
- the LOC138133185 gene encoding mitochondrial 2-oxodicarboxylate carrier translates to MSDVKRIAKEAAIQIGSGGSAGFVEVCIMHPLDLVKTRLQIQSGKTLTKNDPKYYSGIFDCLRKMYKYEGLTSFWKGIIPPILAETPKRAVKFFTFEQYKQLFLFGSPTPTPLTFSLAGLGAGVTEAILVNPFEVVKVTLQANRATGKELPSTWVVTKDIVRNDGLGFRGLNKGVTATIARNGVFNMIYFGFYHSVKGILPEFEDPVNEFFRKVGIGFVSGTLASCINIPFDVAKSRIQGPQPVPGQIKYRSTLNSVVIVYREEGFRALYKGLLPKVLRLGPGGAIMLVVYDYMHSFLTHKFA